From the Sphingomonas suaedae genome, one window contains:
- a CDS encoding YnbE family lipoprotein, giving the protein MRLLLAGAAMMATGGCINVTAPDKPIVINLNISITQEVVYRLDNKAKTLIQQNPGIF; this is encoded by the coding sequence ATGAGGCTGCTACTCGCGGGAGCCGCGATGATGGCGACTGGCGGGTGCATCAACGTTACTGCGCCGGATAAGCCGATCGTCATCAACCTCAACATCTCGATCACGCAGGAGGTCGTCTATCGTCTCGACAATAAGGCGAAGACACTGATCCAGCAAAATCCGGGGATATTCTGA
- a CDS encoding YdbL family protein — translation MRKLPFSIAIAAILMSVPALAQRDPAYQAAREQGLVGEQPDGYLGIVGSPTPQLRALVNNINIQRKKQYTDQAAAGSTVEQMAFVTGCNLIMRTTVGEKYRTPDGRWLTRGSEDPVRDPRCL, via the coding sequence ATGCGTAAGCTGCCCTTCTCCATCGCAATCGCGGCAATTTTGATGTCGGTTCCTGCGTTGGCGCAGCGCGACCCTGCCTATCAGGCGGCCCGCGAGCAAGGCCTGGTTGGTGAGCAGCCCGACGGCTATTTGGGTATCGTGGGATCGCCGACCCCCCAATTGCGGGCGCTCGTCAACAACATCAATATCCAGCGCAAGAAGCAGTATACCGATCAGGCAGCGGCTGGATCCACCGTCGAGCAGATGGCGTTTGTGACCGGCTGCAACCTCATCATGCGCACAACGGTTGGCGAGAAGTACCGCACGCCGGACGGCCGATGGCTCACCCGGGGCAGCGAAGACCCTGTACGAGATCCGCGCTGCCTTTGA
- a CDS encoding GGDEF domain-containing protein, translating to MFASSKRLSEATYIAIVRSLFATLTPTVIMAMAFLGVGTLVALETRDPLLTLLIAGGAVAVVARLYVLLRYRLIALGNAFDLSAARHVEQLFAIPYLAFAAIFGAFSTRAFHVAGAESHMLVIGLVFGYAAGVAAGIFLRPWIALPSIAMAVIPTGAAALITLKPTYVAVGALLLLFLMGGIHSMLRNYRVATAEITARAAFATLARVDALTGLENRLSLREAYDRVMDRAGQDGFLVVHCLDLDRFKAVNDTHGHPVGDALLKAVSDRLRRVLREGDVAARIGGDEFVLLQAGAHPGEADLLARRVARTVAESYSILGHQISIGTSVGYAIHPQHGRDLDELIARADEALLRAKRTGGGIAAYKSDAPRDAQRLSA from the coding sequence ATGTTCGCTAGTTCGAAACGTCTGTCGGAAGCCACTTATATCGCGATCGTGCGTTCGCTCTTTGCGACGCTCACGCCGACCGTCATCATGGCAATGGCTTTCCTGGGCGTCGGCACCCTTGTCGCGCTCGAAACCCGGGACCCGCTCCTCACACTGCTGATCGCGGGGGGCGCCGTGGCCGTCGTTGCGCGCCTTTACGTGCTGCTTCGCTATCGCCTGATCGCACTCGGTAACGCGTTCGATCTCTCCGCTGCGCGTCATGTCGAGCAGCTATTTGCCATCCCCTATCTCGCATTCGCTGCCATCTTCGGGGCGTTCAGCACACGAGCATTTCATGTCGCGGGCGCCGAATCGCACATGCTCGTGATCGGGCTGGTATTCGGCTATGCTGCGGGCGTTGCCGCAGGCATCTTTCTGCGCCCGTGGATAGCGCTTCCGAGCATCGCGATGGCGGTGATCCCGACCGGCGCGGCAGCCTTGATCACTTTGAAGCCGACATATGTCGCGGTTGGAGCATTACTGCTGTTGTTCCTCATGGGCGGCATCCACAGCATGTTGCGGAACTATCGCGTGGCCACCGCCGAGATCACCGCGCGCGCGGCGTTCGCTACCCTCGCGCGCGTCGATGCGCTCACTGGTCTTGAGAACCGCCTGTCGTTGCGCGAAGCTTACGACAGGGTCATGGACCGTGCTGGCCAAGACGGATTTCTGGTCGTGCATTGCCTCGACCTCGACCGCTTCAAGGCGGTCAATGACACCCATGGCCATCCGGTGGGGGACGCGCTGCTCAAGGCGGTATCCGACCGGCTGCGCCGCGTGCTGCGCGAAGGCGATGTCGCCGCGCGGATCGGTGGCGACGAGTTCGTACTCCTCCAGGCAGGAGCGCACCCCGGCGAAGCCGATCTACTTGCACGCCGCGTCGCCCGCACCGTCGCGGAGTCCTACTCGATCCTCGGCCATCAAATCTCGATCGGCACAAGCGTCGGCTACGCGATACATCCTCAGCACGGTCGCGATTTGGACGAACTCATCGCGCGCGCCGACGAAGCACTACTTCGGGCAAAGCGCACCGGCGGGGGCATCGCCGCCTATAAAAGCGATGCTCCTCGCGACGCGCAACGCCTGTCTGCCTAG
- the xth gene encoding exodeoxyribonuclease III, giving the protein MKIATYNVNGVNGRLPVLLRWLEERQADVVVLQELKAAQENFPEKAIRDLGYDVVWHGQKSWNGVAMLSRVGDIQETRRGLPDDPDETQSRYIEAAVNGVLIGGLYLPNGNPRPGPKFEYKLRWFDRLIEHAASLLESELPVLLAGDFNVMPTEQDVYKPERWHDDALFAPEVRARFFELTGQGWTDALRTIHPDEIIYTFWDYFRNAYARNAGLRIDHLLLSPALTDRLVDAQVDHHVRGWEKTSDHAPVWIELSDKPSRRRRT; this is encoded by the coding sequence GTGAAAATCGCCACTTACAATGTAAACGGCGTCAATGGCCGCCTGCCCGTGCTGCTGCGCTGGCTGGAAGAGCGCCAGGCAGACGTCGTCGTCCTTCAGGAACTGAAGGCTGCGCAGGAGAATTTCCCCGAAAAAGCGATCCGCGATCTCGGCTATGATGTGGTCTGGCATGGCCAGAAGAGCTGGAACGGCGTCGCGATGTTGAGCCGGGTCGGCGATATTCAAGAGACCCGCCGGGGGCTTCCGGACGATCCCGATGAGACGCAGAGCCGCTACATCGAGGCGGCGGTGAACGGGGTGCTCATCGGCGGCCTTTACCTCCCGAACGGCAACCCGCGGCCAGGGCCGAAATTCGAGTATAAACTACGCTGGTTCGATCGGCTGATCGAACATGCCGCAAGCCTGCTCGAGTCCGAGTTGCCCGTGCTGCTTGCAGGTGACTTCAACGTGATGCCGACCGAGCAGGACGTGTACAAACCCGAACGCTGGCACGATGATGCTCTGTTCGCGCCCGAGGTTCGCGCGCGCTTTTTCGAATTGACCGGGCAGGGCTGGACCGACGCCTTGCGGACGATCCATCCCGACGAGATTATCTATACATTCTGGGACTATTTCCGGAACGCCTATGCGCGCAATGCCGGGCTCCGGATCGACCATCTGCTGCTCAGCCCTGCGCTTACCGATCGGCTGGTCGATGCGCAGGTCGACCATCATGTCCGCGGATGGGAGAAGACCAGCGACCACGCGCCGGTATGGATCGAGTTGTCCGACAAGCCCAGTCGCAGGCGTCGCACGTGA